The window TGAGTTTTGCATGATATTCTGGATTTTCCTGGTGTTTTTATTAGTTGCCAGGTATACTATTTCATTTTTCGAAACATACGCCATTGTATGAGCCATTGGTTTTCCTTCCGGGCTTACGGTTGCCAGGTTAAGGTAGTAATGAGTTGCAAGGTAGTCACAAATCTTATCTTTGAGCTTGTCTGTCATATTCCCCCACCAGTTTGTAGTATCACGAAAAAATAAGGCAGGATGCTTTTGACTTTAATCATGAGAGGAATGCCGTCAATTTTCTGGCATTCCTTTCATGTTTGGATTTCTCCACTCTGTTTTGGAAACGAGTTTCCTCCGCAGGTAACGTACTTTCGTATCTCCTCTCGCCAATGTTGGATATGCTTGTTATGTGTAACACACCGCCCCTACCTCTCAGGACTTTTAATGCTACACGATAGAGCTGCAAACTGAGGAAGCATTCGCAGGTATCATGACATTTCCAACGTAGTCAATTAAGACTAAGGCTGGTCAACCGGGGCACTATTACATGCCTGCCAATTTAGTGACGGGTAGTTGACTCAGTAGAACTTCTTTTGATTAAGCCTTTGATAAGCCTCATATTTCGAACCCGCAAGATATCTGCATATCCTGCAGTAGGCCTTTGATCCCACAACAGGAAATAACTCTACTCCCTGCCCACGGACGTTTTTCCTATACAATTTATATAAACAAAACTTATAAATTTTGCTTATAATTCTTTGCTCTTATCCCGAGCCACCCTGCGGGGCGGAAACCTACTCCATCTAAATTATATAATACATAATATAATTTCCTATCAATATATGTATTTTGAGATTCATTAGGGGAATGTAGGGGAGACCATCAATGAATTCTGATATGCAAAAAATTTCAATATTCTGGAATATTTCTTGTTTCTGTTTAATGTTTGTACTGATAGCCACAGCAGCATCTCCTGCAGCCAGTTCGGAATCGTATGTTACCGATCAGGGAGTTGACAAACAGGCAGATGTTCTGGATGTGGAAATCAGAGTCAATCCTGACAGAAATGTTGACTGTGTGAAAACAATGGACCTGGGGAGTATTAAGATTGCAGTCCTGGGATCGTCTGAACTGGATGTTGAAAAAATAGTGAAAAACTCAGTAACAGTAAGTTCAGTAAAGTCAACAGGAGAAGTGGAGCCGTATGCTATGGAATACAGAGACATTGATTCTGACGGGCATCAAGACCTCGTTATGAGCCTTGACTGTCACGAATTGATAACTCAGCTGGACCTTAGAAAATGTGTCTGTAGGGAAGTACCCTTAAGAGTAAGAGCCGCACTTGAAGTAAAAGAAGGAGCAAAAACAATAGAAGGTAGCGATACGACCCTTATCCTTCCGCGCTTCAGATGATAGACGGCTCTATCTCCTAATCCGGAAACATCCCATCAATATTCAAGAGCCTGATAGGTATTTTTTTCTATATAACAGCTGGACAGGACATATGGGCAGGATAGAGAAAAACAAATGTATTTATATAGTTTCAATGCCGAAAAAATTTGAATAAACATAAAGAAGTGCAGAATATGTTTGTCTTTGATTTCAAAAATCCGGCAGAAACTCTTAAATGGGTCAGCATGGACGATAGGGTAATGGGTGGAGCTTCAAGAAGTCAGCTGGTTTATTCCGGAGGAAAGGCCCACTTTAAAGGGGAGGTAAAACTGGACGAGGAATTGCGGGGATTTGCTTCCGTACGTTCGAAAAACGATAAATTTGACCTTAAAGCCTTTGAAGGCATCCTGCTCCGGGTAAAAGGGGACGGGAAGACCTATAGGCTTAACATGAAGACCGAAAGGCACCACGACGGGTTTCTTTACCAGTATGCATTTGAAACTCTGGAAGGACAGGGGATAGATGTTGCAATTCCTTTTGAAAAGTTCCTCCCCTTCTTCAGAGGCAGATTTGTGGAGAATGCTGCCCCTCTAAATCCCGAAGATATCAGATCCTTTGGTTTTATGATTGCCGAACAGAAAGGAAATTTCGACC is drawn from Methanosarcina lacustris Z-7289 and contains these coding sequences:
- a CDS encoding CIA30 family protein; the encoded protein is MNKHKEVQNMFVFDFKNPAETLKWVSMDDRVMGGASRSQLVYSGGKAHFKGEVKLDEELRGFASVRSKNDKFDLKAFEGILLRVKGDGKTYRLNMKTERHHDGFLYQYAFETLEGQGIDVAIPFEKFLPFFRGRFVENAAPLNPEDIRSFGFMIAEQKGNFDLEIENIKVYGK